The genomic interval GCGTCGTCTTCGCGGCCAGGGTCTGGTTGCCCGGCCACGGTTTGCCTCCGGTCGCGGCGATGTCGTCGTCGGCTACAAAGTGGCGATTCGACCCGCCAACGGACACTCTCCGATCTTCTACGGTGGAGGGCATCTCGCCAAAGACCTGACCTTGCCGCGGTTGCGCAGCGAGTGGGAGGACAGCCCACAGGCATCATCCGCGGCGGTTGACGAGTGGAACGCGGCTCGCCGTGAACGGCCGACCGTGCGTGCCGGACGTGAGAGTCAGGAACTCGACCCGAAACTGCTCGACCGGGCCACCGAGGACATCGGCAAGTGGAACACCTACCTGCGGTCCATCCCGCTCGACGACCGGGCACAGTGGGCACGCGCAGCCGGCCGCACCGCCGGGGTGTTCGCGGCGTGGTCGGCGAAGATCGAACCCACGCCCGGGCCGTTGGCCGCGGCCGCGCGTGAGCTCGCCCGTTCCGCGCAGCTTCCGGCGTACCGGGCGTACCGGGCGCCGAAGGGCACTATGTCCGCGGGCGGGGCCGCACTGATCGTGATGCAGACCAGTGGGCAGCTGCCGACGAGCGTGTCCGCGATGCTTCTGTTGCGGCAGCTGATGAAAGCCATGGAGGCAATCGCGGATGCACATCGCGCGGCGGGCGAACTGCATCGTGCACTCGACATCGAATACGCCGTCCGCAACGAACTCGCCACCATTCATGCCGCCCAGCAACCACGAATTCCGGTGCCGGATACCGCACGGACCGAGGCGACACAGAAGCACGCCACGACCTCGACACTCACCCCGGAGCAGGAAGAGCTGCGGCGGCTCGCCGCCCTCGACAACGCGGCACCTCCGTCCGATGCAGTGCGGCGCACCGATTCACCGCTCCCCTCCCGGATCGGTCCGTCCCTCCGCACCCACGCCGGTCGCCCCCGTACACGAGGCAACGATGGCAACGAAAGGTAGGAGCGCACGTCAGCACCGAAGATTTGCGACGCCCACCACACGGGCAGCGCTGCCAGTTACACCGTGCGCTTCGGCCGTAGGAGAACCCCCGCGAACCCGACACAGGGCTCCGGTCAGGGTAGTAGTCGGAGCTTGCGGGCAGTGACAACAGATTCGTGACGTGAACTCGTCCCGAGCTTGTTCATCGCGCTGCGGAGATAACTCTTCACTGTCTCGGTTCCCACGGAGAGCCGCTGGGCAGCTTCACTGTTGGTGCATCCCAGCGCGACTTGTGACAGCACATCGATCTCGCGTGGAGCCAGTCGCACGTCGGACTCCGGACCGAGAGCGTTCTCTGGCCGGCGTAGTGCGGCAATCCGTTCGGACAATTCGTGCAGTCGCGACTGCACGGTCTTGTCGGAGACGAGTTGTGCCACCGATCGCAGATCGGCGTGGATGTCGCGAAGCTCCTCGGTTGTCGAGCTGTTCGTGCCGCATTCTTTGAGTGCGTCAAGCATCTGGAGTCGGCGATCTACCTCATCGCGGACGGACATTTCGGTGCCGAGCCGGCGCGCCGCACCGAGGACGAGGTTGATGGTGCGCTCGCCGATCGGGATGCATTCGCGGACCGCGGCATAGAGAACAACCCGAGGGCGGCCACTGACCATGACCGGCACCGCGAGCACGGAGCGTAGTCCTTCGTTGAGGACGGGACGGTCGTACTGATGGGTGATAGTGGTCGAGCGACGGTAGTCGTGGACCGACGCTGGTGAGTGGCGGGCGATGACGCGACCTCCGAGCCCCGAGTGGGGCGGGATCGATAATCCTTTCAACCCCGTGGTGCGCGTCCCCACGAATTCGCTCAGACGCAGCACGTCGTTGTGGACCTGCCCACCGAAGACGACAGGCGCTACGCCGTGTGTTGCAAGGACTCGTAACTCGCCACGTACTGCGTCGCCGTCACAAGGCCGCAGAAGCGGGAGGGAAGCTGCTACCACTATCAGATTCGCTTTCGGATGGTCAGTTTGCTCGCAGTTGCGGCAGCCACGAACGATGCAGCGGTGGTGGGAAAGTTCCTGCTGAAGATTCCCTCGTTGTGCGCGAGGAGCGACGCTGCCGACCAGCGTCTCGCGACTGCTGCATCTTGGCGAGGGCATCTGCTCAACATCAGGACAAGCAACTGCAGGACTCGGTTCGCTACTGCACTGTTCAGATATCGTCGTCGTCGAACTGGATGTACTCGAAGGTTCGACTCGGTACGAGTACAAGATCCACGTAGGCCAGTACCGGCCTCACCATCGTGTCCCTGACTGCTGCCACAACTGAGCTGAGAATTGAAAATCCGATCATCAGGTGTCCACCTTGGAGTTCGAACGTGAATTTGTTTGCGGGCGCAGATGGGGGACGGCGAGGGATCGGATCTGGGCAGCGGTAGCCGGTCCGAGTTGTCTCTGCCATGAGGCGAGTGAGAGAAGGTACGAGAGCCGGCGCCAGTACGCGGCGGGGTGAACTCCGAACTGGATCCAGATTTCCTCTGCCGGTGGTCCCCCGTATGGGAGCCAGGCGACGGCGAGACCGACGAGCAGCTGGCCTTCCTCACTTCGGGGCCATCCACCTGGCGACTGGAATGCCGGGGTCCGTTGCCGCGATCTGTCGAGAGTGTGCCTGCTCGGGTGTATTCGATTCATGTTTGGGCAGTGCCGGAAGGCCGAGGCCGGGACGGTGGGGCCGCCCCGACCTCGGCGAGAATGGACTGCTATCCCTTCTTCAAGATCACTGTCTTGGTCTCGGTGTAGGCGTCGAGGGCGGACGAGCCGTGTTCGCGGCCCCACCCGGACTGCTTGTAGCCGCCGAATGGCAACGCCGGATCGAGCACGTGGTAGCTGTTGATCCAGACCGTTCCGGCCGCGAGCCGGCCAGCGAGGGTATGCGCCTTCGATACATCGGAGGTCCAGACGGCGGCGGCCAGCCCGTAGTCGGTGTCGTTGGCGGTGGCGATGACCTCGTCGGCGTCGTCGAACCGTGCGACGGTGACCACGGGTCCGAAGATTTCCTCCTTGACCACCCGCATGGTCGGGGTGGTGTCGACGAGGACGGTGGGTTCGACGAAGTACCCGACGTCGCCCTTGCGGCCTCCGCCCGCGACCGCGGTGGCGCCTTCGGTGCGACCGGACTCGAGGTAGCCGAGGACGGTGTCGAGTTGCTTCTCCGACACCAGCGGACCCATCTGCGATGACGGGTCGAGACTGTCGCCGACCTGGAGTTCGGATGCGATGCGGGCGACACCCTCCACGACCCGGTCGTAGGCCTTCGACTGCACGAACAGCCGCGATCCGGCCTCGCATGCTTCGCCCTGGTTGAAGAAGATCGCCATCGCGGCCCCTTCGATGGCGGCATCGATGTCGGCGTCGTCGAAGATAATGTTCGGGGACTTGCCGCCGAGCTCGAGGGTGACCTTCTTCAGATTCCCGCGGGCAGCGCTCACGATGCGCCGGCCGACCTCGGTGGAACCGGTGAACGACACCTTGTCGACACCGGGATGGGAGGTCAGGGCCGCGCCCACCGTCTCGCCGTAGCCCTGGACGATGTTGACCACACCGTCGGGCACCCCGGCTTCGCGGAGCACGTTACCGAGCAGCGCGGCGCTGAGTGGGGTCTGTTCGGCAGGTTTGAGGATCACCGTGTTGCCGGCGGCGAGCGCAGGTGCCAGCTTCCAGGCGGCGAGCATCAGCGGGAAGTTCCATGCCACGATCGCCGCGACCACTCCGACGCGTTCGCGCAGGGTGTAGGCGAAGTAGTCTCCCGGAGCTGCGGTCGAGGTGACCGGGATCGTGGTTCCTTCCATTTTGGTCGGCCAGCCTGCGAAGTAGCGGAACCAGTCGGCGGACAGGGGCACGTCGACCGCGCGGGCGTAGGTCAACGGTTTGCCGTTGTCGAGTGCTTCGACGAGCGCGAAGTCGTCCGCCCGCTCCTCGAGGAGGTCACCGACTCGCCACAGGATCTTGCTGCGCTGCGCCGGGGTCAACCGCCCCCAGGGTCCGTCGAGTGCCCGCCTTGCCGCCGTGACCGCAGCGTCGACGTCGTGGTCACCGCCGAAGGCGACCTGGGCCAACTCGTCGCCGTTGCAGGGATTGAAGGTCGCGAAGTTGTCGCCGGATATGGACGGAACGTGTTGTCCGTCGATCAGGTGCAGCACCGGTGCTGCCAGGAAATTAGTTACCGTCGCGGACGGTGCTGTGTGGGTGATCGTCATGGTGCTTGTTCTCCTTGCTCAGTGTGTCGTGGGTTGCCGCCGGTGGTCTTGACAGAGCCGGACGGAAGCGCCGAATCTGGTGGCATGCCGTACTGGTCCACCTCGGATCTCAGTCCCCGTGAACAGGCGAGTTACTGGGGTGACGTCGTCTGCGAGGCCTTCACTCCCTTGGCGCCCAAGCGTGCGCGGACGCACCTCGACCGCAGTGCCACGGCCGAGGGAGTGCCGGGGTGGGTTCGCTCCGATCCGCTGGCCGACACGAATTGCGCTGAAATCGCGTCGTGCACGCAGTTGTTGACGCATGGCCCGCGTGAGGTGCGTCGCGCGCCAGTGGAAGCGTTGTTCGTGAACCTACAATTGTCCGGCGTCTGCTACGGCGAGCAGGACGGCAGGCGCTGCATCGTGTCGGCGGGCAGTTACGCCGTGTTCGACACGACGCGCCCCTACACGCTCGAGTTCAACGAGCCGAAGACGGAAACCAGTTGGCGTGTTCTGTCGTTTCGTGTTCCTCGTGATCAATGGGCCCTCGGGGGGCGGACGGACGGTGCGACGGCTCGGGCCGTCGACACGACGACCGGTGCGGGGAACGTTGTCGGGGCGATGATGTGGTCTCTGTGGAATCAGCGGTCCCATCTGGACCGTCCCACCGCGACGATCATGGAAAGATCGTTTGCCGACGTCCTGTCCACGGTGATGTCGACCAGGTCCGGGCAGACCCACGACGGCCCAGAAGAGCGTGATGCGGCTCTTCGTCTGGTGGTCCGGCACCATATCCGGTCCGCGGTACCGCTCGGACGCGTCACCGCCGAGGCAGCCGCCCGGGAGGCGGCGATCTCGGTGCGCACCCTGCACCGGTTGTTTCAGGCGGTCGGCACGAGTTTTGCGGACTGCGTTCGGGAGGAGCGCCTGAGCGGAGCGATGGACGATCTCGCCTCGGCCCCGCTCACCGTCACCATCGGTGAGATCGCCGTCAGGTGGGGGTTCTGCGACAGCTCACATCTGACCCGCACCTTCCAGCGGTACGCCGGGTGCACCCCGACCGAGTACCGTGCCGCGAACAGCACGGCGACCGGTAGCCGGATGCTCGAAACCTAGGTCGTCACGATCCCGGCGGCGGACTGCATCGGGTCGTAGTCGGCGCGCTGGAGAAGAGCGTGCAGCTGCCGCCGGCGTACGCCCATGTTTCCGCCGTCGTAGAGCGGGAAACACAGCACGTCTTCCATGATCCCCGCGATCGGTGTCTGGTCGCCGTAGGAGTTCACCCCCACCACCCGCATCGTGTCGTACACGGTCTGGACGGACAGCTCGGATGCGTAGATCTTGGCCATGTGACCCAGCTCCTCGTCTGCGCCACCGGTCTTGTCGTACAGATCGCACGCTTTCCAGGTGAGATACCGTGCCGCCTCGATGCGGGTCTTGATGTCGACCAGCATGTAGCCGACCGTCGGGTAGTCGATGATCGGCACCGGACCGGATCGCCTGTCGGTCTTCGCGAACGCGAATGCGTAATCGAAGGCCGCCCGCATCCGGCCGACACAGGCCGCACCGATGATCGACGAGGTCCAATTGAACGTCTTGCGGGCGATCTCCCTTCCGTCTCCGGGCTGTCCGATGAGGTTTCCGGCGGGAACCCGGACATCGGTGAACGTGATGCGGGGAGAGATGGTTGCGCGGTGTCCCATGGTGTCGATGTAGGATTCAACTTTGATACCGGCGGTGTTACCCGGGACGACGATCACCGCCAACGATTCCGCCGGGGGCAGGGCCGGGTCGGTCCGACACAACACGCTGATCAGTTCGGAACCTGTCCCGTCCCATCCTGATGCGTTCGTGGTGAAGTGCTTGTCGCCGTTGATCACCCATTCGTCGCCGTCGAGGCGGGCGAACGTCTGCACCCCGCCCGAGGTGTCGCTGGTGTCGAAGTTCGCGCCACCGGCCGTCTCGGTGAAGGCCCACGCCGCCAGGAGCGGCTGATCACCGGCGAAAGCCGGCAAGAACTTGGCTTTCTGCTCGGCGGTACCGAAGTGGATGATCGGTTGCAGCCCGAGGCCGGTACCGAGCAGCGCAGTCGGCACGTTGATATCCGCGCGGGTGAGTTCTTCTGCCGCGATTGCGAAGTCGAGCGACGACATCGCGGTACCGCCGTACTCGACCGGCAGAAGCGCTTTGAGGAACCCCGCATCCACCATCTCCTGATAGAACGGTTTGATCGCCGCGAACCGCTCCTCCGGTGTCGGGAACGGCGCGATCACGCCCTCGACAAGGGCGAGCCGGTTATCCGCAAACGTCTGCGCCGCCTTCTGCAACGCTGCCTGCTCCGGACTCAGGTCGAAATCGATGGCCATGGGAATCAGTTCCTCCATTGCTTGCTGAGAAGTGAGCTCGAACACTTCGCTCTGAAACCCATACTCATCGTGTGCCCGCCGTCACGATTGGACGATTGCGACAACCCTCTTGGACCGTTGCGCCAATCACCGATTCGCTGGGAGGACAGAGGCGACTCCACTGATGTGGAGGTCCTCAACGTCGACCTTTACCAGGAGGTAAGGCGTCCAATCTTTCGATCGACACGGATACGAAGCCGCAAGCATGCCGTGGGTCGTGTTCACTGCGGCAGCCGTGGCAGCAATCGTTAGGAGGCAGAGGACCTGCTTCTTCGACTCGGACCCAGGCTGGCGGCATTGTGGGCAGGTCTCGGCACCATCGTGGTGGCGGAAGGTTTCCGGTGGGTTCAGTCGATCGCCGGTGCACTCGTCCCGGTCACGAGATGGGTTCAACGGGAACGGCTGCGGCCGCTCGTCGTTGCGGGCACGTTCGTCCGCGGGCTCCATCGGCACCGGGCGATCGACTGAACTTCATGCCTGGCTGCTACGGGCGGCGCAGGTCCGGTTGTGCTCGTCGCCGGCGGACTGCCCGCAGCTCCGAAGCCGGAGTGGCGCCGATGGCGTCGGGCACGATGGCGAGCTGCGTTTGTATGGCGGAGACGAGTGCCTCGAAGACGGAGTTGTCCCCCGGCGCCGGTGGAGACCATCCACCACCGAAGCGGCCCGCGTTCTCACCGAGCCCATAATCGGCCGGGCTTTGCAGGATCTGGTTTCCGTTGCCGTCGATTCGGAGGATGCGGTACGTGCCGCGCCCGTCTGCACCTGGTCCGCCGTTCCACCGCTCGAACGAGTACACCAGCACCTTTTCACCGGTGACGACGTTGGTGAACTCTGCGGCAGCGGTGTCCATCCGCAGATTCTGACGGTCGTCCGGCACCGGGCACCCATTGCGGGAGATGACGAGGTCCGAATGCAGTCCGTCCTCGCTGTGCCACTGCGAGGTGGTTGCGCTTGCGACGGTCCAGATTTCTTCGAGCGCGCCGTGCACGGCCAGAAGATGCCGCCTGTCTTCCGGACCCATTGGCGAATTCACGCCGTACTTCGTCCCCCGAACGCGCTCGGCCCACCGACGCAGCACAGCCCCGGCCATCTGCGCTGATGCGTGCGCACGCTCTCGACGGGTCATGCCCACCGCACGTCGCGCCTTCCCTACGCTCATCCCGCCGGTGACCAGCACCCCGACGGCCTTGTCACGCACCTGGTGGTCCACCTCCGTTGCCTGCCGTGCACGGCGGCGAGCCTCGGATACCGCGCCGCGCATTGCGTCTCGAACTGCATCGTTCTGTTCTGCCATTACCCCTCCCTCTGTTGAGCCGGCCGCGTCATGCTCACCGGCCGGTCATCGTCCGCTCGGCAGACTTACCACGTCTGACCCGACCCTTGCGGGCCTTGGGATGGCTGCCCGTACCGGCCACCGCTTCGACCGGGTGCTTGGCCTGGTCGAGGTCGGCGCGCATGCGGGTGGCGACTTCCTCTTCGTCGATGCCGGACGCTCTCATCTGGTCGGCGTCCTCCCCGCGTCGTTCGGCGGAGTCGTAGTCGTGGTCGGCCACCGAGCGCAGCGAATCACCGCCAGGTGCCTGCGGTTCGACGTCTTCGCTGTTCGTCTCGTTGCGTTCGTTCTCATCGGCGCGTTCGACATCCGCCCGCTCGGCCTGGTCGAGTATCTCACTGGCCGTCATGGTGTCGGCTTGGGATCGGCCGTGTTCGGCGCCGGCGCGGGCTTTTCGGTTCTCGGCATCGCGTAGCAGGGCGTCGACGATCTTCTCGTCCGCGCCCGGAGCGTCCGCGTCGATGCCATACCGTTTGGCGGTTTCGGCGCGGATCCGTTCGACCGCCTCCGCGGCGATATGGGAGTGTTCCTTCCACGCTTGTGCGTGCTGCCACTGGTCGGCGATCTCGCCGGGCTGTGCCCGGTTCCACCATTGGTCATCGAACGAGGCACGCAGAAACGCCTCGACGCCCGCGCGGTCGGTCTCGAGCCGTTGTGCGAGTTCGCGAGCATGTTCGGCTGATTCGCGGCGCGCCTGCTCGAGGTCACGCTCACGGTTGCGAGCCATCTTCTCGGCCATACGGGAGGCCAGTTGCAGTGCGACGCGCATCATGGCGCTGACTTCGTGGTTTGCCGAGTCGACTTCGGGACCTTCGGACATGTGGTTCTCCCTACCGGTTGTTGTGGTGACGGGCTTGGCCTAGAGGTCGAGGCTGGAGGTGCGGGTGGGCGCGGCCGTGGATTTATGGGTCGGTTCAGGCTGGTTCGGTGAGACGAGGACGGACCGGGCTGGGGAAGGGAAGTCGCTGGCAGCGAGTCTCGCGGCCGCTGTGATGTCCTGCTGGATGGTGGTGCTGCTGTCGAGTGAGGGGACAGCCGGGGGGACACCGCTCGGGGCCGCGAGTTCGGCGACGGTGTCCTCGGCCCTGTCGGCCGCGGCATGGAGGGCACTGGCCTGGTCTGGGGGGAGGTTGTAGTTGGTGGCGAAAGAGCGGAGGTCGCGGATCATGTTTGCGGACCGCTGGCGGAGGCTGTGCATGTCCATATCCGGGTCGGCGTGGGTCGCGCGGTCGATCTGGTCCTCGGTGTGTCCGGCGTCGCGGGCGAGGTTCTTGGCGCGGTCGAGTGCTTCACCGGTGTGGCTTTGGTAGGCGTCGCGGGTGCGGTGCCGGGGGCCGTACTGGTTCCTGGCGGCCCATGCCACATCACGTAACTCGGGGGTCGGATGGTGTACGAGCGCGTTCGGGTCACGCAGTTCTGCGATGAGGTCGTTCGCGTGGGCTTTGAGGATGTCCCATGCGCTGGAATATGCCGATCGTGCCTCGTTGATCGCGGAGCGAAGGCGATCGACTGTGGCGGGCCCTCCGGTGGCGAAGACGACTTCCCGTTGTGGGGTGTCGTCGCGGGTGATGGTGATGTCGTACCGGGGACCGACCTCGTAAGCAGTGCTGAGGAACTCGTGGAGGGCGTCGAATGCGGCAGCTCGAGAGGTGTGCTGGGTGGTAGTGACGCCGATTGGTCCTTCGGAACTTGGTCGGTGCTCGTAGTGGCGGCAGGTGGCGGTGTAGATGCCGTCGTCGCGGTGCATATCCATGAGAAGTGGTCCTTTTCGTGCGTCAGAGCTCGCGGGTGTCGGGGAACATCCCGGCGGGTGCCGGATCGGTCGGCAGCGGTGCGATGGCGTTGTCCGGCGTGTGGTGGCCGTGTTGGACGCTGCAGTTGCTGAACGGGCCGTCCGAAGACATCAGCACCGACATGTGGTGGTCGGCGTGGTCGCGCCACCACACGCTCATTCCGGTGGTGGCGTCGAGGCGGAAGTGTTCCCAGGTGCGCCACAGCGCTTCGAGGCGGGAGATCGCTTCTTCGTGCCGCCACCATTGAGGGCACCAGCGGATTTCCCGGTTGTCGATGACGTCGCGGCGGTAGCCCGGGGCCAGGCGCACCCGAACGAACTCTTCGGTCGACCCGAACACGGTGGTCGGCGGATTCTCCGCCGCGTCCGCTGCGTGGGCGGCCGCGACCAGCTGCGTCTCCAGCTCGGCGGCGAGTCGACGCCGGGAGAGCTCTTCGATCCGCTGATAGATCTCCGGGGTGAGTAGCTCGGCGAGCTGAGTTTCCGCGATCGCCTTGATCTGCGTACTCAGCAGCGTCCCGGTGACCTTCCCGATCCGGGCGCTCAGCTCGTCGGACAGCGCGAGGGCGTCGCCTGCACCGTTCCCGTCGGCCGGGGTAGCCGCCGGTGCGGGTGCGGGCACGAGACCCTCGAGCGGCGGCGCCCACGGATCCTCGGGTGGGGCGAGGTCCTCGTCGGGCGGTTCGGGCAGGTCGAACTCGTCGAGGCTGGTCATACCGGCTGTACCTCTTTCGGTTCGGCGTCGTCGGTGAGGGTCACCGCTTCGGCGAGGGTCTTGTCCGCTTCGGGATCGTGACGTGCGATCGATGCCCGCACCTGCTCGGCGTAGGGGCCTTCCCACCAGGGCACGGTCTTGACGAGGGTGGCCCGGTTCCCGGATGAGCGGACGATCGCGCGGCCGCGGGGCAGTTCTTCGAGTTCGGACTCGGTGAAGGTGGTGATCTTCGTGCGTTGACGTGAGGTGGAGCGGCCTCCGCGACCGGAGGAGACCGATCCGCTGTATTCCCAGTGCTCCCCGATCGCGGTGGACAGCGATCGGAGGTAGTTGTCGTCGACGGCGACCTCGCAGCCGCCGCCGTAGACCTTCACGTTCGCGGCCGAGTGCAGCATCCCCATGCCCTTGTTGCCCCACACTTCGGTGCCCTGGGCGTAGCTCTGCAGGATGGCCATGATCACGATTCCACGAGAACCGTAGTGGGAGTACAGCTTTGGGAGCTGGGTCCAGCGGACGACGTTGGCTGCTTCGTCCAAGGCGGCGAGCAGCGGCACCGGCAGGCGCCCACCTTTCGACCGGGTCGCCAGTTCCTCGGCGGCCTCACAGATCGCGACGGTCAGCGCGGTCACCAGCGGTCCGGCGGACCCGTTGCCCTCGCGGGAGAGCAGGTAGATGGTGTCGTTCGAGCGGACGAACTCCCGCGGATCGAAATGCGGTACCCGGTTTCGCTGGCCGTCGGTCGACACCCACGGCCGGATGGACTGCATCTTCAAGCAGCGGATCATCTTCCGGGCCGTGCCGAAGACACCGCCGCGCTGTTTCGCCGGAGCGTTGTACTGGCCACTGAGACCGGATGCGTGCAGGTCGTAGCCGTGTTTGCGGAGAAGGTTGACCGGTTCGACGTTGGTCTCGTCGGTGACCCACGTGTACACCTGGGTGATCGGCTTCTGCTCGGCCGCGGCCGCCAGGAACAGGGCGGTGAGCAGGTCCTGGCCCTCCGGGTCGAAGAAGGAATCCTTCTTCGCGTCCAGGCCGTCGTCGCCGGCAGCGAAATGCGCGGCCAGGTCCGCGGCCCGGACCTCGTCGGTCACCCACGACAGCGGATCCCACCACCAGGTGTTCTCCCCGTCAGCGACTTTCTGCGGGTCGAAGATCCACACCTTCCCGCCCTTGGCTTCACGCGGGTCGCGGGTGGCATCGACCACGTCCCGCTTGTTCGAGGTGGTCAGCACCGCGCCGGGCGCCTCGAGGATCGCCGGAATCACCCGGGAGCTGCTCTTTCCCGAACGCGGACCCCAGATGTCGACGTGCATGTCCTCGTACTTCGCGTACAGGTTCTGCCCCGACAACAGGTGCTTTCCGATCGGGACCCCCGGCGCCGCACCCTCTTC from Rhodococcus sp. 4CII carries:
- a CDS encoding DUF4913 domain-containing protein, which translates into the protein MTSLDEFDLPEPPDEDLAPPEDPWAPPLEGLVPAPAPAATPADGNGAGDALALSDELSARIGKVTGTLLSTQIKAIAETQLAELLTPEIYQRIEELSRRRLAAELETQLVAAAHAADAAENPPTTVFGSTEEFVRVRLAPGYRRDVIDNREIRWCPQWWRHEEAISRLEALWRTWEHFRLDATTGMSVWWRDHADHHMSVLMSSDGPFSNCSVQHGHHTPDNAIAPLPTDPAPAGMFPDTREL
- a CDS encoding helix-turn-helix domain-containing protein, which codes for MPYWSTSDLSPREQASYWGDVVCEAFTPLAPKRARTHLDRSATAEGVPGWVRSDPLADTNCAEIASCTQLLTHGPREVRRAPVEALFVNLQLSGVCYGEQDGRRCIVSAGSYAVFDTTRPYTLEFNEPKTETSWRVLSFRVPRDQWALGGRTDGATARAVDTTTGAGNVVGAMMWSLWNQRSHLDRPTATIMERSFADVLSTVMSTRSGQTHDGPEERDAALRLVVRHHIRSAVPLGRVTAEAAAREAAISVRTLHRLFQAVGTSFADCVREERLSGAMDDLASAPLTVTIGEIAVRWGFCDSSHLTRTFQRYAGCTPTEYRAANSTATGSRMLET
- a CDS encoding acyl-CoA dehydrogenase family protein: MAIDFDLSPEQAALQKAAQTFADNRLALVEGVIAPFPTPEERFAAIKPFYQEMVDAGFLKALLPVEYGGTAMSSLDFAIAAEELTRADINVPTALLGTGLGLQPIIHFGTAEQKAKFLPAFAGDQPLLAAWAFTETAGGANFDTSDTSGGVQTFARLDGDEWVINGDKHFTTNASGWDGTGSELISVLCRTDPALPPAESLAVIVVPGNTAGIKVESYIDTMGHRATISPRITFTDVRVPAGNLIGQPGDGREIARKTFNWTSSIIGAACVGRMRAAFDYAFAFAKTDRRSGPVPIIDYPTVGYMLVDIKTRIEAARYLTWKACDLYDKTGGADEELGHMAKIYASELSVQTVYDTMRVVGVNSYGDQTPIAGIMEDVLCFPLYDGGNMGVRRRQLHALLQRADYDPMQSAAGIVTT
- a CDS encoding LuxR C-terminal-related transcriptional regulator, giving the protein MVAASLPLLRPCDGDAVRGELRVLATHGVAPVVFGGQVHNDVLRLSEFVGTRTTGLKGLSIPPHSGLGGRVIARHSPASVHDYRRSTTITHQYDRPVLNEGLRSVLAVPVMVSGRPRVVLYAAVRECIPIGERTINLVLGAARRLGTEMSVRDEVDRRLQMLDALKECGTNSSTTEELRDIHADLRSVAQLVSDKTVQSRLHELSERIAALRRPENALGPESDVRLAPREIDVLSQVALGCTNSEAAQRLSVGTETVKSYLRSAMNKLGTSSRHESVVTARKLRLLP
- a CDS encoding relaxase/mobilization nuclease domain-containing protein; translation: MIVKIGRGEKMSGLLSYLQGPGRANEHSDPHLVTGDSAIMTWHDDNELSHQDAIEIARQLDQPRRVFGTEVKIPNFLRDDHGNEVRDSHGTKVRDPIDPFRDGNVWHCSLSLHADEGQLTDEKWGAIARRFMDEMGFTDTSGRSPARWIAVRHGLSVRGNDHIHIAASVVREDGTKVDLYRDWNRASEVVNKLEHEHGLAVIESRNTRTGERGYHRAEQHRAHREGGTELDRELLARRVRACATASNSEAEFVRRLRGQGLVARPRFASGRGDVVVGYKVAIRPANGHSPIFYGGGHLAKDLTLPRLRSEWEDSPQASSAAVDEWNAARRERPTVRAGRESQELDPKLLDRATEDIGKWNTYLRSIPLDDRAQWARAAGRTAGVFAAWSAKIEPTPGPLAAAARELARSAQLPAYRAYRAPKGTMSAGGAALIVMQTSGQLPTSVSAMLLLRQLMKAMEAIADAHRAAGELHRALDIEYAVRNELATIHAAQQPRIPVPDTARTEATQKHATTSTLTPEQEELRRLAALDNAAPPSDAVRRTDSPLPSRIGPSLRTHAGRPRTRGNDGNER
- a CDS encoding aldehyde dehydrogenase family protein codes for the protein MTITHTAPSATVTNFLAAPVLHLIDGQHVPSISGDNFATFNPCNGDELAQVAFGGDHDVDAAVTAARRALDGPWGRLTPAQRSKILWRVGDLLEERADDFALVEALDNGKPLTYARAVDVPLSADWFRYFAGWPTKMEGTTIPVTSTAAPGDYFAYTLRERVGVVAAIVAWNFPLMLAAWKLAPALAAGNTVILKPAEQTPLSAALLGNVLREAGVPDGVVNIVQGYGETVGAALTSHPGVDKVSFTGSTEVGRRIVSAARGNLKKVTLELGGKSPNIIFDDADIDAAIEGAAMAIFFNQGEACEAGSRLFVQSKAYDRVVEGVARIASELQVGDSLDPSSQMGPLVSEKQLDTVLGYLESGRTEGATAVAGGGRKGDVGYFVEPTVLVDTTPTMRVVKEEIFGPVVTVARFDDADEVIATANDTDYGLAAAVWTSDVSKAHTLAGRLAAGTVWINSYHVLDPALPFGGYKQSGWGREHGSSALDAYTETKTVILKKG
- a CDS encoding type IV secretory system conjugative DNA transfer family protein, encoding MSDRGVKDPVNSAREVYLIAAVVAVVGVVGGGVMLALRLGTDQEVPANPAVVLIDLVKGHLQWSTTATVIITVYAVLVLAAAFVILVLVARSRGKRTRVDDKAKHMGRLRDVGSLTEKRCRKESDRLGVILEEGAAPGVPIGKHLLSGQNLYAKYEDMHVDIWGPRSGKSSSRVIPAILEAPGAVLTTSNKRDVVDATRDPREAKGGKVWIFDPQKVADGENTWWWDPLSWVTDEVRAADLAAHFAAGDDGLDAKKDSFFDPEGQDLLTALFLAAAAEQKPITQVYTWVTDETNVEPVNLLRKHGYDLHASGLSGQYNAPAKQRGGVFGTARKMIRCLKMQSIRPWVSTDGQRNRVPHFDPREFVRSNDTIYLLSREGNGSAGPLVTALTVAICEAAEELATRSKGGRLPVPLLAALDEAANVVRWTQLPKLYSHYGSRGIVIMAILQSYAQGTEVWGNKGMGMLHSAANVKVYGGGCEVAVDDNYLRSLSTAIGEHWEYSGSVSSGRGGRSTSRQRTKITTFTESELEELPRGRAIVRSSGNRATLVKTVPWWEGPYAEQVRASIARHDPEADKTLAEAVTLTDDAEPKEVQPV